From SAR86 cluster bacterium, the proteins below share one genomic window:
- the ggt gene encoding gamma-glutamyltransferase: MKSRFIILALIMTSMYGNGYDRITGENFASRSEVLGQNGMIATSHPLATQIGLDILKKGGTAIDAAIAANIALGLMEPTGNGIGGDLFAIVWDSKEEKLHGLNASGPSPKSLNLKFFKERGLTKIPPYGPLPVTVPGAVDGWIKLHERFGNQEFESLFEPTIEYARKGFPVTETIAYYLESSKDRYSQYPNFSDIWLKKGKTPAKGDIFKNPALALTLESIAKKGRLGFYEGKIARKIADFIQSQGGVLTYEDLSEFHSEWVEPVSTNYRGYDVWEMPPNGQGIAALQILNILENFDIKKLGLLSAEYIHLFIEAKKLAFADRAQYYADPDFAKIPLKELISKSYAKKRASLIDLQEPSLTDTPGVLENGDTIYLTAADKYGNMISLIQSNYRGMGSGMMPTGLGFMLQDRGESFSLQEGHSNVIEGGKRPFHTIIPAFITKDGKPYISFGVMGGATQPQAHAQIVINIVDFGLNLQEAGDAPRIVHSGSSQPTGQIMHNGGTLSIEKGFGLGLEEALKKMGHNLKYEKGIFGGYQAIKLENGVYYGASESRKDGQASGF, from the coding sequence ATGAAAAGTAGATTTATAATCCTAGCCTTAATTATGACAAGTATGTATGGAAATGGTTACGATAGAATAACTGGAGAGAACTTTGCTAGTAGATCTGAAGTTTTAGGACAGAATGGGATGATAGCCACTAGTCATCCTCTAGCTACACAAATTGGCTTAGATATCTTAAAAAAAGGGGGCACTGCTATAGATGCTGCGATAGCAGCTAATATTGCATTAGGTCTTATGGAGCCAACAGGCAATGGCATAGGCGGAGATTTATTTGCAATAGTTTGGGATTCTAAAGAAGAAAAACTCCATGGATTAAATGCTAGTGGCCCATCTCCTAAATCACTTAATTTAAAATTTTTTAAGGAAAGAGGGTTAACAAAAATTCCTCCTTATGGCCCCTTGCCAGTGACTGTTCCGGGAGCTGTAGATGGATGGATTAAACTTCATGAGAGATTTGGGAATCAAGAGTTTGAATCTTTATTTGAGCCTACTATTGAATATGCTAGAAAAGGATTTCCAGTGACGGAAACGATTGCGTATTATCTTGAATCTTCAAAAGATAGATATTCCCAATACCCAAATTTTTCAGACATTTGGCTAAAAAAAGGAAAAACTCCAGCAAAAGGAGACATATTTAAGAACCCTGCTCTGGCATTGACTTTAGAAAGTATAGCCAAAAAAGGGCGTTTAGGTTTTTATGAAGGTAAGATAGCAAGAAAAATTGCAGATTTTATTCAATCTCAAGGGGGAGTTCTCACTTATGAAGATTTATCAGAGTTTCATTCTGAATGGGTAGAGCCAGTTTCAACAAATTACAGAGGATATGACGTTTGGGAAATGCCACCCAACGGACAAGGGATAGCAGCGTTACAAATACTAAACATCTTAGAAAATTTTGATATTAAGAAGTTAGGTCTTTTGAGTGCTGAATATATCCATTTATTTATAGAAGCAAAGAAATTAGCCTTTGCAGATAGAGCTCAATATTATGCTGACCCAGATTTTGCAAAAATCCCTTTGAAAGAACTTATCTCAAAATCCTATGCTAAAAAGAGGGCTTCATTAATAGATCTACAAGAGCCTTCTTTAACAGATACACCGGGCGTACTAGAAAATGGTGACACTATTTATCTAACAGCGGCAGATAAATATGGAAACATGATTTCATTAATTCAGAGTAATTATAGAGGGATGGGTTCAGGCATGATGCCGACTGGCTTAGGTTTTATGTTGCAAGATAGAGGGGAATCATTTAGCCTTCAGGAAGGGCATTCTAATGTTATAGAAGGGGGTAAAAGACCTTTTCATACAATTATCCCTGCTTTCATAACTAAAGATGGAAAACCTTACATTAGTTTTGGAGTTATGGGTGGTGCTACGCAACCTCAGGCACATGCTCAAATAGTTATTAATATAGTTGATTTTGGCTTAAACCTTCAGGAAGCTGGAGATGCGCCTAGAATAGTTCATAGCGGATCCTCTCAGCCTACAGGGCAGATTATGCATAATGGTGGAACTTTAAGTATTGAGAAAGGCTTTGGCTTAGGATTAGAAGAAGCTTTAAAAAAGATGGGGCATAATTTGAAATATGAAAAGGGAATTTTTGGAGGTTATCAGGCTATAAAGCTAGAAAATGGTGTTTATTATGGAGCATCAGAGAGCAGGAAAGATGGACAAGCTTCAGGATTTTAA
- the tsaE gene encoding tRNA (adenosine(37)-N6)-threonylcarbamoyltransferase complex ATPase subunit type 1 TsaE — MKTQNDVETKKLGKELGEFIRYNQKEIKTIHLQGDLGTGKTTISKGIMEGIGFNGLVKSPTFALVEIYETNNITIFHFDLYRLDSVKELLEIGIHDYLQQKNAISIFEWPENAGSIIPLPCIDIKLNHDKNHIDWRYIDIKFKEKLEKLRKLL; from the coding sequence GTGAAAACTCAAAATGATGTTGAAACTAAAAAACTTGGCAAAGAACTTGGAGAGTTCATTAGATATAACCAAAAAGAAATAAAAACAATTCATCTTCAAGGAGATCTAGGAACTGGAAAAACAACTATTTCAAAAGGAATAATGGAAGGAATTGGCTTTAATGGTCTGGTTAAAAGTCCTACCTTCGCATTAGTTGAAATTTATGAAACAAATAACATAACTATATTTCACTTTGACCTTTATCGACTTGATTCTGTTAAAGAGCTTCTTGAAATAGGAATTCATGACTACCTCCAACAAAAAAATGCAATAAGTATTTTTGAATGGCCAGAAAATGCCGGCTCAATAATACCTTTACCTTGCATTGATATTAAGCTCAATCATGATAAAAATCATATAGACTGGCGCTATATAGATATAAAATTCAAAGAGAAATTAGAGAAATTAAGAAAGCTTCTTTAA
- a CDS encoding NAD(P)H-hydrate dehydratase — protein MELYTTSETKRIDGLAIKERNITSFSLMEKAAKFSFQIIRNRWPEMKNMIVFCGKGNNAGDGYLLASLAKDSGIEVTIVCPEPTKKFSSAASQALSLAKSMRIKILGIKQFNKLKLSKKDTVIVDALIGIGIRGRLNGKMHSAVQNINALGKSYPIIALDVPSGICADTGKILGIAVKADLTLTFIGLKRGLYTSEGRSYAGEILLNQLDIKSSLRSKVKSNSYLLDSENSLNKLIDRDLNAHKGHYGHLMIIGGDRGFGGAAILASKCAAMSGCGLVSLATRPEHIGAALTSCPEVMAKGVNSGQDLDDFLGSPDVIVIGPGLGKSAWGEQMMQKAFIECKKRNLPLVMDADALNMLTSIKLKVMTPKKLVITPHPGEAALLLKKDVLKIEEDRFKSAEELTKKFNSITVLKGSGTIVCSNFNKLKLGVCESGNPGMASGGMGDILSGLIGSFIAQGLNLSEATETAVEIHSASADIASQDLGELGLLASDVIKTIRLNLAF, from the coding sequence ATGGAACTTTACACGACGTCAGAAACAAAAAGAATAGACGGTTTAGCTATTAAAGAGAGAAATATTACCTCTTTTTCTTTGATGGAAAAAGCTGCAAAATTTTCTTTCCAAATAATCCGCAATAGATGGCCGGAAATGAAAAATATGATTGTCTTTTGTGGAAAAGGGAATAATGCAGGAGATGGCTACCTTTTAGCTTCATTAGCAAAAGACTCAGGTATTGAAGTCACTATTGTTTGTCCAGAACCTACTAAGAAATTTTCTTCAGCTGCATCTCAAGCTTTATCTTTAGCTAAATCAATGAGAATTAAAATACTCGGCATAAAACAATTTAATAAATTAAAATTATCGAAAAAAGACACCGTAATTGTTGATGCCTTGATAGGTATTGGAATTAGAGGAAGATTAAATGGGAAGATGCACTCAGCCGTCCAAAATATTAATGCTCTAGGAAAAAGTTATCCAATAATAGCTTTGGATGTGCCTTCAGGTATATGTGCAGATACTGGAAAAATTCTTGGCATAGCGGTAAAAGCAGATCTCACACTAACTTTTATTGGTTTAAAAAGAGGGTTATACACATCTGAAGGCAGATCTTATGCCGGAGAGATACTTCTTAACCAATTGGATATTAAATCTTCATTAAGATCTAAAGTTAAGTCCAATTCTTATCTCCTTGATTCTGAAAATTCTCTAAATAAATTGATTGATAGAGATTTAAATGCCCACAAAGGTCATTATGGCCACCTAATGATAATAGGAGGAGATAGAGGCTTTGGAGGCGCAGCTATTTTAGCCTCTAAGTGTGCAGCTATGTCTGGTTGCGGTCTTGTAAGTCTTGCAACAAGACCTGAACACATAGGAGCAGCACTAACTTCTTGTCCGGAAGTTATGGCAAAAGGAGTGAATTCTGGGCAGGATTTAGATGACTTTTTAGGTTCTCCTGATGTCATTGTCATAGGGCCTGGGCTAGGGAAGAGCGCTTGGGGAGAACAAATGATGCAGAAGGCATTCATAGAATGTAAAAAACGCAATCTTCCATTAGTTATGGATGCAGATGCTTTAAATATGCTGACATCCATAAAATTAAAAGTTATGACCCCAAAAAAATTAGTGATAACTCCACATCCTGGAGAAGCAGCTCTTTTATTAAAAAAAGATGTACTAAAAATAGAAGAAGATAGATTCAAGTCAGCAGAAGAACTTACAAAAAAGTTCAATTCAATTACCGTTCTAAAAGGGTCAGGAACAATAGTATGTTCAAATTTTAATAAATTAAAACTAGGTGTGTGTGAATCTGGAAATCCTGGTATGGCTTCTGGAGGGATGGGAGATATTCTTTCTGGTTTAATTGGAAGCTTCATTGCTCAAGGTTTAAACCTTTCAGAAGCAACTGAAACCGCAGTGGAAATCCATTCAGCAAGTGCAGACATAGCATCACAAGACTTAGGTGAATTAGGTCTGTTAGCTAGTGATGTAATTAAAACTATTAGATTAAACCTAGCATTTTGA
- the queG gene encoding tRNA epoxyqueuosine(34) reductase QueG yields the protein MEKEIPERELTSLVLEIKSFAKNLGFNQVGISDIDLKNHEQYLDAWLENNFQGDMDYMKRHGTKRSRPEELIEGTKKVISVSMDYLHKDYKGMELIENKDKAFISGYALGRDYHKVMKKKLQKLVDFIKLKVSSEARVFVDSAPVLEKALAEKSGLGWIGKNTLLLNKQRGSFFFLGEIYTNLNLPIDAAEEINHCGSCKACIDICPTKAIVGPKQLDARKCISYLTIEYKGSIDVKLRPMMGNRVFGCDDCQLVCPWNKFAQFTEEEDFKPRHNLNNSSLSELFKWTKEEFQKKTNGSPIRRAGYESWSRNIAIALGNADTNKEVYESLVSRKNDSSGIVREHVKWALDQHKGKAS from the coding sequence ATGGAAAAAGAAATACCTGAGAGAGAGTTAACTAGTCTTGTTCTTGAAATTAAGTCTTTTGCAAAAAATTTAGGCTTCAACCAAGTAGGTATTTCTGACATAGATTTAAAAAATCATGAACAATATCTTGACGCTTGGTTGGAGAATAATTTTCAAGGAGACATGGATTATATGAAGAGGCATGGAACTAAAAGAAGCCGTCCCGAAGAATTGATTGAAGGTACTAAAAAGGTTATTTCTGTATCTATGGACTATCTGCACAAAGATTATAAAGGAATGGAGCTCATAGAAAATAAAGACAAAGCCTTTATTTCTGGATATGCCTTGGGCAGAGATTACCACAAGGTAATGAAGAAGAAGTTACAAAAACTAGTTGATTTTATAAAGTTAAAAGTTTCTTCTGAAGCAAGAGTCTTTGTAGATAGTGCGCCAGTATTAGAGAAAGCTTTAGCTGAAAAATCTGGTTTAGGTTGGATAGGTAAGAATACTCTTCTTTTAAATAAACAAAGAGGATCATTCTTTTTTTTAGGAGAGATATACACAAATTTGAATTTACCAATAGATGCTGCTGAGGAAATTAATCATTGTGGATCTTGTAAGGCTTGCATTGATATTTGTCCTACTAAAGCCATTGTGGGGCCAAAGCAACTAGATGCTAGAAAGTGTATTTCTTATTTAACTATTGAGTACAAAGGCTCGATAGATGTAAAACTTAGACCAATGATGGGCAATAGAGTTTTTGGTTGTGATGATTGTCAGTTAGTTTGTCCTTGGAATAAGTTTGCACAATTTACCGAAGAAGAAGATTTTAAACCTAGGCACAATTTAAATAACTCTAGTCTTTCTGAACTCTTCAAATGGACAAAAGAAGAGTTTCAAAAGAAAACCAATGGATCACCCATCAGAAGAGCAGGTTATGAAAGTTGGTCGAGGAATATAGCAATTGCGTTAGGAAACGCCGATACAAATAAAGAGGTATATGAATCTTTGGTCTCTAGAAAGAATGACTCTTCGGGTATAGTAAGAGAGCATGTAAAGTGGGCTTTAGATCAACATAAAGGAAAAGCATCATGA
- a CDS encoding LLM class flavin-dependent oxidoreductase — MKISAVDQSPIFSNSNANSALQESVELAKECDLIGLTRFWVAEHHGSNSFAGCSPEVLIPKIAAETESLRIGSGGVMLMHYSPYKVAENFRLLESLFPGRIDLGLGRAPGSDPHQAGALAYGSKTTGPEFFPTKMKDLTSFLVGDQPTSLAFENVSVTPGLGNIPEIWLLVSSQQGAEYAAHFGLPISLAYFINQDCLDLADYYRQNFKPSVFSKVPIVSLGIFAICAEKDDEAERLSASAALWRMNLQRGRFEPFKTTEESLAIIDQDKIDISDSRTFIGSPETIYKKLMPLLEITKPDELKVVTICEPLSKRAKSYKLLKEFFDSK, encoded by the coding sequence ATGAAAATTAGTGCGGTTGATCAATCTCCTATTTTTTCTAATTCAAATGCGAACTCGGCTCTTCAAGAATCTGTGGAACTAGCTAAAGAATGTGATCTTATAGGGTTAACTAGATTTTGGGTTGCAGAGCATCATGGTTCAAACTCATTTGCAGGTTGTTCACCTGAAGTTTTAATTCCTAAAATTGCAGCAGAAACTGAATCTTTGCGCATAGGGTCTGGAGGAGTAATGTTAATGCATTATAGTCCCTATAAAGTAGCTGAGAATTTTAGATTATTAGAATCATTATTTCCTGGGAGGATAGATTTAGGCTTAGGAAGGGCACCAGGTAGCGATCCTCATCAGGCAGGAGCTTTAGCATACGGATCAAAGACGACTGGCCCAGAATTCTTTCCAACAAAAATGAAAGACCTCACATCTTTTTTGGTTGGAGATCAGCCAACTTCACTAGCTTTTGAGAATGTTAGCGTCACGCCAGGCCTTGGAAATATACCAGAAATATGGCTACTAGTTTCTTCTCAACAAGGAGCAGAATATGCGGCGCATTTTGGATTACCTATATCACTTGCATATTTTATTAATCAAGATTGTTTAGACTTAGCTGATTACTATCGACAGAATTTTAAACCTTCTGTCTTTAGTAAAGTGCCTATAGTCAGCTTAGGAATATTTGCTATATGTGCTGAAAAAGATGATGAAGCAGAAAGGTTATCGGCTAGTGCTGCATTATGGAGAATGAATTTACAGAGAGGTCGTTTTGAACCTTTTAAAACTACTGAAGAGTCTCTAGCAATTATTGATCAAGATAAAATTGATATCTCAGATAGTAGAACTTTTATTGGATCTCCAGAAACAATCTATAAAAAGCTGATGCCTCTTTTAGAGATAACAAAACCAGACGAACTGAAAGTTGTAACAATTTGTGAGCCCTTATCAAAAAGGGCAAAGTCCTACAAATTACTAAAAGAATTTTTTGATTCTAAATAA
- a CDS encoding MFS transporter, with protein sequence MSSLNIPAYSQTRVLSSASPWHLFCLSMLYLAQGLPNGFLGLALPTYLATQGASVADIGLLLSITMLPWTIKFLYGPFVDSFSLLKFGRRRFWILLSQSLMIISLVPLVVIGVDNLSITNLVIILVIHNIFMAFQDISTDALAADSLPEKALSKGNGIMWGSKVFGKGLGMAIATSIYFTYGTTLGISVLMILIALIMLVPMFSKELNYKVGLEKEVYEVAKKLNVKELLTGIFNGFNSSRVFFAIIFICFANLSMGVYEVLYNKFYIDELNWTGQMIGDARPWGFWIGGLVGLGAGLLGSFISHTILLRIFIFCELILFFLLSTYSAFFSQTLGYIILLGIEVFDAGMTVLLFAILMSLCTTKTSATNFGIFMAISNMSLFAGDIIAAPILILVDYSGAFLFCGISLIPCFYLASRLEIKRG encoded by the coding sequence GTGTCTAGTTTAAATATACCAGCATATTCTCAAACAAGGGTTCTAAGCTCAGCTTCGCCATGGCATTTATTTTGCTTAAGTATGCTTTATCTAGCCCAAGGTTTACCTAATGGTTTTTTAGGCCTTGCTTTGCCTACCTATTTGGCAACTCAAGGAGCTTCAGTAGCAGATATTGGTCTTTTATTATCCATTACGATGTTACCTTGGACAATAAAGTTTTTATATGGTCCTTTTGTAGATAGTTTCTCTTTGTTAAAATTTGGTAGAAGAAGATTTTGGATACTATTAAGTCAATCTTTGATGATTATTTCTCTTGTACCTTTAGTAGTTATTGGAGTTGATAATTTAAGTATAACTAACTTAGTAATCATCTTAGTTATTCATAATATTTTTATGGCTTTTCAGGATATTTCTACTGATGCATTGGCTGCAGATAGTTTGCCGGAGAAGGCATTGAGTAAAGGAAATGGCATAATGTGGGGAAGTAAAGTATTCGGTAAAGGCTTAGGAATGGCTATAGCTACCTCCATATATTTTACTTATGGAACAACTTTAGGTATCAGTGTCCTTATGATTCTAATAGCTCTAATCATGTTAGTTCCTATGTTTTCAAAAGAGCTTAATTATAAAGTTGGCCTAGAAAAAGAAGTCTATGAAGTTGCAAAAAAGTTAAATGTTAAAGAGTTATTAACTGGAATTTTTAATGGGTTTAATTCCTCAAGAGTTTTTTTTGCCATTATTTTTATTTGTTTTGCAAATTTAAGTATGGGAGTTTATGAAGTTTTATATAATAAGTTTTATATAGATGAATTGAACTGGACAGGGCAAATGATTGGGGATGCAAGACCTTGGGGATTTTGGATTGGAGGTTTAGTAGGTCTTGGAGCGGGATTATTAGGCTCCTTCATAAGTCATACAATTTTATTGAGAATCTTTATTTTTTGTGAGCTTATATTGTTTTTTCTTTTGAGTACCTATTCAGCATTTTTTTCACAAACATTAGGGTATATTATTCTTTTAGGCATAGAGGTTTTCGATGCAGGAATGACCGTACTTCTTTTTGCGATTTTAATGAGCCTATGTACAACCAAGACTAGTGCTACAAATTTTGGAATCTTCATGGCTATTTCAAATATGTCTTTATTTGCAGGTGACATTATTGCTGCCCCAATTTTGATCTTAGTAGATTATTCCGGAGCTTTTCTTTTCTGCGGTATTTCGTTGATACCCTGCTTCTATTTAGCTTCCAGATTAGAAATTAAGAGAGGATAA
- a CDS encoding haloalkane dehalogenase encodes MTKKISSEFPYQKSFTEVYEKKIAYVDKGKGDPIIFQHGNPTSSYLWRNIMPYAEKHGRIIAPDLIGMGDSDKLDNSGPNSYSFEDHSKYLYKLFEELNLDNITFVIHDWGSALGFHWANLNPEKVKAIIYMEAITSPIDSWEDWPEAARNIFQAFRSDAGEELILEKNFFVERVLAGDVYRGLSEEEMNNYRKPFKESGESRRPTLTWPRQIPIDGEPENVVKICQDYAKFMSETKIPKLFINAEPGSILVGNQREIARKWPNQKEVTVEGGHFIQEISPHQIGEALSNFLENLD; translated from the coding sequence ATGACCAAAAAAATTTCAAGTGAATTTCCTTACCAAAAGTCTTTTACAGAAGTATATGAGAAAAAGATAGCCTATGTAGATAAAGGTAAAGGTGACCCTATTATTTTTCAACATGGTAATCCAACTTCGTCCTATTTATGGAGAAATATAATGCCTTATGCAGAGAAGCATGGGCGCATCATAGCACCAGATCTAATTGGTATGGGAGATTCAGATAAATTAGATAATTCAGGTCCTAATAGTTACTCCTTTGAAGATCATTCTAAATATCTCTATAAACTCTTTGAAGAGTTAAACTTAGATAATATTACTTTTGTTATTCATGACTGGGGTTCTGCATTAGGTTTTCATTGGGCTAACTTAAATCCTGAAAAGGTTAAAGCCATTATTTATATGGAAGCCATAACAAGCCCTATTGACAGTTGGGAAGATTGGCCAGAAGCAGCTAGAAATATATTTCAGGCTTTTAGAAGTGATGCTGGAGAAGAATTAATTTTAGAAAAAAACTTTTTTGTAGAAAGGGTTCTAGCGGGTGATGTTTATCGAGGACTTTCTGAAGAAGAAATGAATAATTATAGAAAACCTTTTAAAGAATCTGGTGAATCAAGAAGACCCACTCTCACTTGGCCTCGGCAGATTCCTATTGATGGAGAGCCTGAAAATGTTGTAAAGATTTGCCAAGATTATGCAAAGTTTATGAGTGAAACTAAAATTCCTAAGTTATTTATAAATGCAGAACCTGGATCTATATTGGTGGGCAATCAAAGAGAAATTGCCAGAAAATGGCCTAATCAAAAAGAAGTGACAGTAGAAGGTGGTCATTTTATTCAAGAGATTTCTCCTCATCAGATAGGGGAAGCTTTGAGTAATTTCTTAGAAAATTTAGATTAA
- a CDS encoding MMPL family transporter, translating into MINWVANKIMEFRIILIILSILTLCICLSGIRFIEFSPDIDNFFPENHSTVLAHKEVEDTFTTTDNLVIAIGSKEGTIFQPRTLDLIEKLTEQAWTIPHSVRVDSLSNYSYVSAVGDDLYVEPFIEDTLSMSKGEISKKETLIENEPLAYGSIISKDKKTTLINITVDPPRLDVEKEYGETVTPVLNLLETTRVEYPELEIKISGMVYVEYLSPRIIKAQFPILIPLLFIVILVSLYFLLRSITAVTGSLIIIVSSVGSAMGLTGWYGGLVTQPFMMVPILISTLAVADCVHLFSIYFQYRLKDMDSKESMLESLKLNLQPLFLTSITTAIGFLSLNLTPIEPLRTLGNSVFFGVLLAFFFTIFLLAPLCSFFAVSAPKRTEQHTNFAKRIGKFSILHAKRLFWVVPLVSVLLISFIPLNHTNDSPMEFYSERFSPLTSDTMWLNERLGGTFPVNYQLSTDTDSISNPTFLAEVEKFKKWLELQPEVLHVSSLSTTMKKLNSTLHGGDQKWNVIPKDQDLSSQYLFFYEMSLPFGLDLNNSISQDRLSTKITASLSELGSLEYKGFADRVDKYVANNMPENMVSEGTGQRAIFVYMGQVILENLSYALSVGLVMITLTIILFFKSFKLGILTTIPNILPIGVAFGIWGLLVSEVSFLTALGMGTTLGIVVDFTVHLLSKYLHAKNTLGFSKEEAIIYGFETVGFPLIIMTFILICGFMVLLWAYFVPMHGFALFSSLAFFVALILDLFYFPALLLKFDKN; encoded by the coding sequence ATGATAAATTGGGTAGCAAACAAAATAATGGAGTTTAGAATTATTTTAATAATTTTATCTATATTAACTCTATGCATTTGTCTATCTGGGATTAGATTTATTGAATTTTCACCAGATATTGATAACTTTTTCCCTGAAAATCATAGTACTGTTCTTGCGCACAAAGAGGTAGAAGATACTTTTACAACCACAGACAACTTGGTAATCGCTATAGGATCTAAAGAAGGCACCATCTTTCAACCTAGGACTCTGGATCTCATAGAAAAATTAACCGAACAAGCCTGGACTATTCCTCACTCAGTTAGAGTTGATTCTTTAAGTAATTACTCTTACGTTTCAGCAGTTGGAGATGATCTATATGTAGAACCTTTTATAGAGGATACCCTTTCCATGAGTAAAGGAGAAATCTCAAAAAAAGAAACGCTTATTGAAAATGAGCCCTTAGCTTATGGCTCAATTATATCTAAAGATAAAAAAACAACTCTTATTAATATTACCGTTGATCCTCCAAGGTTAGATGTAGAGAAAGAATATGGAGAAACGGTAACTCCTGTTTTAAATCTCTTAGAAACGACTCGCGTTGAATATCCAGAATTGGAAATTAAGATATCTGGAATGGTTTATGTAGAATACTTAAGTCCAAGAATTATTAAAGCTCAATTTCCAATTCTAATTCCTCTGCTCTTTATAGTAATTTTAGTATCATTATATTTCCTCTTGAGAAGTATTACAGCCGTAACAGGATCTTTAATAATAATAGTCTCAAGTGTAGGAAGCGCCATGGGTTTAACAGGATGGTATGGCGGACTAGTTACTCAACCTTTTATGATGGTGCCTATACTAATTTCAACTTTAGCAGTAGCGGATTGTGTTCATCTCTTTAGTATCTATTTCCAATACAGATTAAAAGATATGGACTCTAAAGAATCAATGCTTGAAAGCCTTAAATTGAATCTTCAACCATTATTCTTAACATCTATAACGACTGCGATAGGTTTTCTTTCCTTGAATTTGACACCAATTGAACCCCTAAGAACGTTGGGCAATAGTGTCTTCTTTGGAGTATTATTAGCCTTCTTCTTTACTATATTCTTACTTGCTCCTCTCTGTTCTTTTTTTGCAGTAAGCGCTCCTAAGAGAACTGAGCAACATACAAATTTTGCAAAAAGAATAGGAAAGTTTAGCATCCTTCATGCCAAACGATTATTTTGGGTTGTACCTCTTGTATCTGTTCTCCTAATCTCTTTTATCCCTTTAAATCATACAAATGACAGTCCGATGGAATTTTATTCAGAAAGATTTAGTCCTTTAACTTCTGACACCATGTGGCTAAATGAAAGGCTGGGTGGAACGTTTCCAGTAAATTACCAACTTTCTACTGATACAGATTCAATCTCTAATCCAACTTTTCTTGCTGAAGTAGAAAAATTTAAAAAATGGCTAGAACTTCAACCTGAAGTTCTGCATGTAAGTTCGCTTTCTACCACAATGAAGAAACTAAATAGTACCTTGCATGGAGGTGATCAAAAATGGAACGTTATTCCAAAGGATCAAGACCTAAGCTCTCAGTATTTATTCTTCTATGAAATGTCACTACCTTTTGGTCTAGATTTAAATAATTCTATTAGTCAAGATAGGCTTTCTACGAAAATAACTGCGTCATTAAGTGAATTGGGTTCTTTAGAATACAAAGGTTTTGCTGATAGAGTAGATAAATATGTGGCCAATAATATGCCAGAAAATATGGTCTCAGAAGGTACAGGCCAAAGAGCAATCTTTGTGTATATGGGTCAAGTAATTTTAGAAAACCTCTCTTATGCTTTATCAGTAGGCCTGGTAATGATTACACTAACAATCATATTATTTTTTAAATCATTTAAACTTGGCATTCTGACTACTATTCCTAATATTTTGCCGATTGGAGTTGCCTTTGGTATATGGGGTTTATTAGTTTCAGAAGTAAGTTTCCTAACTGCTCTTGGCATGGGAACAACCCTTGGAATTGTTGTAGACTTTACAGTTCATCTATTAAGTAAGTATCTACATGCTAAAAATACATTAGGTTTTAGTAAAGAAGAAGCAATTATTTATGGCTTTGAAACCGTAGGATTTCCACTAATTATTATGACATTCATATTAATCTGTGGCTTCATGGTTCTTCTCTGGGCATATTTCGTTCCAATGCATGGATTCGCTCTCTTTTCCTCCCTTGCCTTTTTTGTAGCTCTAATATTAGACCTATTTTATTTCCCTGCTTTACTATTAAAATTTGATAAAAATTAA